Genomic window (Dictyoglomus thermophilum H-6-12):
AAGATAATTCGATTTCATATGATCCAAAAGGAAAAGCCTCTGGTAGAGGTACTTATATATGTCCTAAGAAGGAATGTCTAGAACTCGCTATTAAAAAGAAGGCTTTTTCTTATGCATTAAAATGCGAAATTTCAAGAGAAAGTCTTGAAAGACTTAAGGAAGAATTAGAAAAAGAAATTACAAGACGGGGGGAGATGGTAGTATGAAGAAAAGAATATACGAATTAAGCAAAGAATTAGGCATCGACAATAAAGATTTATTGAAGATATTATCAGATTTAGGAATTAATGTAAAATCAGCTTTAAATGTTATCGATGAAGAGGTCGAGGAAATTGTCCGAGAGCTTGTCTTAGGGAAAGCTGAAGGTTCAAAGGAAGAGCCTAAAACTCCCCCCGTAGAAAAAGAAGAGGTGAAAAGCTTAGAGGAAATACGAGAGGAAACTGAAAAAGTGGCGGAAAAACCTAAAATGGAGAAGCCAAAAGAAGAAAAGAAAGAGAAGGTTATTACAATACAAGGTAGCATGAGAGTAAAAGATCTAGCCGAAGCTCTCTCCATATCTCCCACAGAGCTTATAATGGAGCTTCTAAATATGAAAATCTTAGCAAATGTAAACCAGATGCTTGATCCAGATATAATAAAAGAGATAGCTAAAAAATATGGTTATAAAGTTGAGGAGATCAAACCTCGAGTAAGTCTAAAGAAAAAAACTTTATCACCAGAAGAAGAGGCAAAATTAAAACCACGTCCACCGGTAGTGGTGGTAATGGGACATGTAGACCACGGTAAGACAACTCTTCTTGATGCTATAAGACAAACAAAAATTGCAGAGAAAGAGTACGGTGGAATTACTCAACATATAGGTGCGTCTATGGTCGAACATAATGGAAGAAAAATAGTTTTTCTTGACACTCCAGGCCATGAGGCCTTTACAGCTTTAAGAGCTCGCGGAGCTCAAGTTACAGATATAGCCGTTCTTGTAGTTGCTGCTGATGATGGGGTCATGCCTCAGACGGTAGAGGCTATTAACCATGCTAAAGCAGCTGATGTTCCTATAATTGTAGCTATAAATAAAATTGATAAACCTGAGGCAAATCCAGAAAGGGTGAAACAACAACTATCAGAATATGGTCTTATCCCTGAAGAATGGGGTGGGGATACAATAATGGTTCCTATCTCTGCTAAAAAGAAGCAAGGAATAGATCAGCTTTTAGAAATGATTTTATTGCTTTCTGATATTTTAGAACTAAAAGCAGATCCAGATAAACCTGCAAAAGGAACCATAATAGAAACAAAGATGGACAAAGGTAGAGGTCCTGTTGCTACCGTTATAATTCAAGAGGGAACGCTCAGATTAAGAGATGTATTTGTAGCTGGGGATGTTATGGGAAGAGTAAGAACGATGTTTGACGATAAAGGTAGACCATTAAAGGAAGCTTTCCCTTCATGGCCAGTAGAAGTTTCAGGATTTGATGAACTACCACAAGCTGGTGATATATTAGAAGTTGTTGAGGACGAAGAAACTGCAAAGAGAATTCTTGAGGAAAGAAAGCAAAAGAAAGAAACTTCAAACATAGAAGTCTGGGGCCTTGGAGAAAAAGTTCTCCCAATAATTGTTAAAGCTGACACTCAGGGTTCCTTAGAAGCAATATTACAAACTATAGATAAAATGCACACAGAGGATATTACAATAAAAGTTATTCATTCTGGTGTTGGTGGAATAACAGAAAGCGACGTTATGCTTGCCTCAGCCTCAAAAGGAATGATCATAGGATTTAATGTCAGACCTGACTCAAAAGCTCAACAGGCTATAAGTAAAGAAAAAGTAATAGCTAAAACCTACAGAATAATTTATGAAATAATTGAGGATCTCCAAAATTATATTAAAGGCCTCAAAGAACCTCAAATTAAAGAAGTTGTCATTGGAAGAGGAGAGGTTAAAGCAACCTTCAATGTGCCTAAAGTAGGAACAGTAGCTGGAGTTTTTGTAAGAGAAGGCAAGATTCAAAGAAATGCTAAAGTAAGATTAATAAGGGATGGAAAAATAATCTACGATGGAAGAATAGCCTCGTTGAAGAGATTTAAAGACGACGTCAACGAAGTACTAACTAATTTCG
Coding sequences:
- the rnpM gene encoding RNase P modulator RnpM; this encodes MSKGKHIPLRTCIGCGEKKPKRELLRIVRTEDNSISYDPKGKASGRGTYICPKKECLELAIKKKAFSYALKCEISRESLERLKEELEKEITRRGEMVV
- the infB gene encoding translation initiation factor IF-2, with protein sequence MKKRIYELSKELGIDNKDLLKILSDLGINVKSALNVIDEEVEEIVRELVLGKAEGSKEEPKTPPVEKEEVKSLEEIREETEKVAEKPKMEKPKEEKKEKVITIQGSMRVKDLAEALSISPTELIMELLNMKILANVNQMLDPDIIKEIAKKYGYKVEEIKPRVSLKKKTLSPEEEAKLKPRPPVVVVMGHVDHGKTTLLDAIRQTKIAEKEYGGITQHIGASMVEHNGRKIVFLDTPGHEAFTALRARGAQVTDIAVLVVAADDGVMPQTVEAINHAKAADVPIIVAINKIDKPEANPERVKQQLSEYGLIPEEWGGDTIMVPISAKKKQGIDQLLEMILLLSDILELKADPDKPAKGTIIETKMDKGRGPVATVIIQEGTLRLRDVFVAGDVMGRVRTMFDDKGRPLKEAFPSWPVEVSGFDELPQAGDILEVVEDEETAKRILEERKQKKETSNIEVWGLGEKVLPIIVKADTQGSLEAILQTIDKMHTEDITIKVIHSGVGGITESDVMLASASKGMIIGFNVRPDSKAQQAISKEKVIAKTYRIIYEIIEDLQNYIKGLKEPQIKEVVIGRGEVKATFNVPKVGTVAGVFVREGKIQRNAKVRLIRDGKIIYDGRIASLKRFKDDVNEVLTNFECGVGLENFGDIKPGDILEVYVLQQVQ